The Erigeron canadensis isolate Cc75 chromosome 4, C_canadensis_v1, whole genome shotgun sequence genome window below encodes:
- the LOC122595714 gene encoding elongation of fatty acids protein 3-like: MDTLHYYLVNHPTITKFQWTPNKTWGASPLFLTTTILTYLTLTLTLPRAALPTVHPTFLRLISTVHNLILLSLSLVMAFGCFLSSLSTMPNLQWIVCFPPNHTPPRGPLFFWAYIFYFSKILEFFDTFLIIISSSKSNNRRLSFLHVYHHSVVVVMCYLWLSTSQSLFPIALVTNASVHVLMYAYYMLCALGWRPWWKVLVTNCQIVQFVFSFLVSGLMLYYHFNTADGCSGFYGWCFNAVFNASLLALFVNFHFKNYDKKKAAKRS, translated from the coding sequence ATGGACACCCTCCACTACTACCTAGTCAACCACCCAACCATCACCAAGTTCCAATGGACACCAAACAAAACATGGGGTGCATCACCTCTTTTCCTCACCACCACCATTCTAACTTACCTCACCCTCACTCTCACTCTCCCACGCGCCGCCCTCCCCACCGTCCACCCCACTTTCCTCCGCCTCATCTCCACCGTCCATAACCTCATCCTTTTATCTCTTTCCCTTGTCATGGCCTTTGGTTGCTTTTTATCCTCATTATCCACAATGCCTAATTTACAGTGGATCGTTTGTTTCCCACCCAATCACACCCCTCCACGTGGCCCACTCTTTTTTTGGGCTtacattttttacttttctaaaattcttgaattttttgacacttttttaattatcattagTAGTAGTAAAAGTAATAATCGAAGGCTTTCGTTTCTTCATGTATACCATCATTCGGTAGTGGTTGTTATGTGTTACTTGTGGCTTTCGACGTCGCAGTCGTTGTTCCCGATTGCTCTCGTTACTAATGCGTCTGTGCACGTTTTGATGTACGCGTATTATATGTTATGCGCGCTTGGCTGGAGGCCGTGGTGGAAGGTTTTGGTTACTAATTGCCAAATTGTTCAGTTTGTGTTTAGTTTCTTGGTGTCGGGTTTGATGTTGTATTATCATTTTAACACGGCCGATGGTTGTTCTGGGTTCTACGGTTGGTGTTTTAATGCTGTTTTTAACGCCTCTCTTTTGGCGTTGTTTGTTAACTTTCATTTCAAGAACTACGATAAAAAGAAGGCGGCGAAAAGATCGTGA
- the LOC122595713 gene encoding uncharacterized protein LOC122595713, translating to MQSKFLKSPLQFPLVSQHNHQSFIKIVACSKNSSSSSEKKNGFKLLGKPLADYKINLNDLDKSSMQNKLNIWLSKTTNYLNELTSPLVKNVQDKNPTIGNSYEIDDMDELFMAEHTIDITTPMGNLSLAAIISIEQFSRMNGLTGKKMQMIYKALVPANVSYSTRNLVEYCCFKFLTRDISEIHPCLKDLAFQRLIFITMLAWDHPYSNGGDSSSNIARKVSLQTKLVGEEAFVRIAPAISGLADWPTAHNLFKALAGAQKGISLRTWLTYIDELLRVHEGRKSSLTEGSPHISGEIILCLGSSRKRPVLKWDNNMAWPGKLTLTDKALYFEEIGLRGQRDAIRLDLTGTGSRVEKTRVGPFGSDLFDSAVSVTSGSDSETWILEFVDFGSEMRRDVWHAFVKEVISVHQFINDFGPKDNDELVHNVYGAKKGKTKATNSAVNGIARLQALQSMKKLLDEPTKLVQFSYLQNAPYGEIVHQTLAVNLWGGPLTTRFKDVNSASSGEHSDVYSNHVYDIDGNVFLRRWMRHPSWTSNSSIAFWKSSLVNQDLVLSKIHVVGDKNLVEKAALTCRDKYKVVESTQATIDAAMIEGIPSNIDLFKELLLPLTMTVKSFEKLRRWEEPHLTASFLTIMYALIYRNLISYVFPTTLMLSATFMLVVKGLKEQGRLGRSFGKVTIHDQPPSNTIEKIIAVKEAMRDLEKYMQTINVSLLKIRTILLAGQPQITTEVAMVLLFGSAVLLIIPFKYILSFFILDIFTRELEFRKATVMKFMRFLRERWDTVPATPVSVLPFKSNDTNDVNQKNERNKLLNLERTRRKQ from the exons GTTCGATGCAAAACAAGTTAAACATCTGGTTatcaaaaacaacaaactaTCTGAATGAATTGACTTCACCACTTGTAAAAAATGTTCAAGATAAAAACCCCACAATTGGAAATTCATATGAGATTGATGACATGGATGAGCTCTTCATGGCTGAGCACACTATTGACATAACAACACCAATGGGAAATCTTTCATTAGCTGCTATTATTTCCATTGAGCAGTTTAGCAG GATGAATGGATTGACCGGGAAGAAAATGCAGATGATATATAAAGCACTTGTCCCTGCAAATGTGTCTTATAGTACCCGTAATTTAGTGGAGTATTGCTGCTTTAAGTTTTTGACTAGAGATATTTCTGAAATTCATCCTTGCCTGAAG GATCTAGCCTTTCAAAGACTCATTTTTATAACCATGCTTGCATGGGATCATCCTTACAGCAATGGGGGAGATTCATCTAGTAACATTGCAAGAAAAGTTTCATTACAG ACGAAGCTTGTAGGAGAAGAGGCATTTGTTCGCATTGCTCCAGCTATATCTGGTTTAGCAGATTGGCCAACAGCACATAATCTTTTCAAGGCTCTTGCTGGTGCTCAGAAAGGCATTTCGTTGCGTACATGGTTAACGTATATTGATGAACTTCTAAG AGTACATGAAGGACGGAAATCATCTCTTACCGAGGGGAGTCCTCATATTTCTGGAGAAATAATCTTATGCCTTGGTTCTAGCAGAAAAAGACCTGTTCTCAAATGGGATAATAACATGGCATGGCCCGGAAAACTAACTCTGACCGACAAGGCACTATACTTTGAA GAAATTGGCTTGAGGGGCCAACGAGATGCTATTAGACTGGATCTTACTGGCACTGGTTCACGGGTAGAGAAAACCAGGGTTGGCCCATTTGGTTCCGATCTTTTCGATTCGGCTGTTTCTGTTACTTCTGGGTCAGA CTCAGAGACATGGATACTTGAATTTGTTGATTTTGGAAGTGAAATGAGGCGAGATGTATGGCATGCTTTTGTAAAAGAAGTCATTTCCGTACACCAGTTCATAAATGACTTCGGACCCAAGGATAATGACGAACTAGTACATAATGTTTATGGTGCTAAAAAGGGCAAGACAAAGGCAACAAATTCTGCCGTTAATGGCATTGCAAGACTTCAAGCTCTACAATCCATGAAAAAACTCTTGGATGAGCCTACTAAACTTGTCCAGTTCTCATATTTACAAAATGCACCCTATGGAGAGATCGTCCACCAAACGTTAGCAGTCAACTTGTGGGGTGGACCATTGACCACAAGATTCAAGGATGTCAACTCTGCATCTTCTGGTGAGCATTCGGATGTTTACAGCAATCATGTCTATGATATTGATGGAAACGTTTTTTTAAGGAGATGGATGCGACATCCATCATGGACTTCTAATAGTTCTATTGCTTTTTGGAAGAGCTCTTTGGTGAACCAAGATCTCGTGTTGAGTAAAATCCATGTTGTTGGGGATAAGAATCTGGTAGAAAAGGCGGCACTTACATGTAGGGATAAATACAAGGTGGTTGAAAGTACACAAGCTACTATTGATGCTGCCATGATAGAAGGGATTCCTAGTAATATCGATCTTTTCAAG GAGCTTCTGCTTCCTTTGACAATGACTGTCAAGAGCTTTGAGAAACTTAGAAGATGGGAAGAACCGCACTTGACTGCATCTTTTCTTACAATTATGTATGCACTCATCTACAG AAATTTGATATCTTATGTGTTCCCTACAACATTGATGCTGTCTGCAACTTTCATGTTAGTAGTAAAAGGATTGAAAGAACAAGGCCGTCTTGGAAGATCTTTTGGTAAAGTTACCATACATGATCAGCCGCCGTCTAATACAATTGAGAAGATTATTGCTGTAAAAGAGGCCATGCGAGATCTAGAGAAGTATATGCAGACCATTAACGTCTCGCTATTAAAAATCCGTACAATTCTTCTTGCAGGCCAACCACAG ATTACAACAGAAGTGGCTATGGTGCTATTGTTTGGCTCTGCTGTTCTCCTCATAATCCCTTTCAAGtatattctttcattttttatacTTGATATCTTCACGAGAGAACTCGAGTTCAGAAAGGCAACGGTTATGAAGTTCATGAGGTTCTTAAGAGAACGTTGGGATACTGTGCCTGCTACCCCTGTTTCTGTTTTGCCATTCAAGTCTAATGATACCAATGACGTCAATCAAAAGAATGAAAGAAACAAGTTGCTAAATTTAGAAAGAACTCGAAGAAAACAGTAA